The Stieleria sp. JC731 genome has a segment encoding these proteins:
- a CDS encoding RecQ family ATP-dependent DNA helicase, whose product MDMLQQTLEEHFGFDQFRGGQREVCEAAIAGRDTFALMPTGSGKSLCYQLSGIARGGVTLVVSPLISLAKDQAKSIREFGLDAVVLNSTRSKKQLREAREMITSGAASFVITTPERLQKSDLASILLEAGIGLMVVDEVHCVCQWGHDFRPDYLGLRHVRARLGNPPLMALTASATPEMIDEIRLSLGIATPEVIRTRVARPNLSIEVRRCYEPEDKLKFLKETIGRQTPSGSSIVYCSTTKTAEQLASSLRGLCYHGRMRKNDRNESQERFMKQRDALMFATSAFGMGIDKPDVRQVIHVDLPGSIEAYYQQIGRAGRDGNPATCTLLYDQHDIGLRKMFAGGEVESTEIATAHRAILNATQQAGCDEEVVSMKEIQRVSPIGRSKLKSIFHLLASRGIVAPVGRGRWQLLSQECDASLCDRLSNETRARSEQRQVNLRKMLEFADSPECRWQRIADHFGSDESLAGCPCDLCNGSQRAA is encoded by the coding sequence ATGGACATGCTGCAGCAAACGCTAGAAGAGCATTTTGGCTTTGACCAATTCCGTGGTGGGCAGCGTGAAGTGTGCGAGGCGGCGATCGCCGGACGTGACACGTTTGCATTGATGCCGACGGGTTCGGGAAAGAGCTTGTGCTACCAATTGTCAGGCATCGCTCGCGGTGGCGTAACGTTGGTGGTCAGTCCGCTAATCTCGCTGGCTAAAGATCAAGCGAAAAGCATCCGAGAATTTGGTTTGGATGCGGTGGTACTCAACAGCACGCGGTCGAAGAAGCAATTACGTGAGGCCCGCGAGATGATCACATCGGGCGCTGCTTCATTCGTCATTACGACACCGGAGCGTTTGCAGAAGTCGGACCTTGCTTCCATCTTGCTTGAGGCGGGCATTGGCTTGATGGTGGTCGACGAAGTTCATTGTGTATGTCAGTGGGGGCATGACTTTCGGCCGGACTATTTGGGATTACGTCACGTTCGTGCTCGTCTTGGCAATCCACCGCTAATGGCACTGACGGCGTCAGCGACACCTGAAATGATCGACGAGATTCGGCTGAGTCTTGGCATCGCCACGCCGGAGGTCATTCGCACTCGCGTTGCCCGACCTAACCTGTCGATCGAAGTTCGGCGATGCTACGAACCCGAGGACAAGTTGAAATTTTTGAAAGAGACGATCGGCAGGCAGACCCCTAGCGGATCTAGTATCGTCTACTGCAGCACAACGAAGACGGCCGAGCAACTGGCGTCGTCGCTCCGCGGGCTTTGTTATCACGGACGCATGCGAAAGAACGATCGCAACGAATCGCAAGAACGGTTCATGAAACAGCGTGATGCTTTGATGTTTGCCACCAGTGCGTTCGGCATGGGAATCGACAAGCCGGATGTTCGCCAGGTCATTCACGTGGACTTGCCTGGCAGTATCGAAGCGTACTACCAGCAAATCGGTCGCGCCGGTCGTGATGGAAATCCAGCGACTTGCACGTTGCTTTATGACCAACACGACATTGGGCTGCGAAAGATGTTTGCCGGCGGCGAAGTCGAATCGACCGAAATTGCGACGGCCCATCGGGCGATATTGAATGCGACCCAGCAGGCAGGTTGCGACGAAGAAGTCGTATCGATGAAAGAGATTCAGCGTGTTAGTCCGATCGGGCGATCAAAGTTAAAGTCCATCTTTCATTTGCTCGCATCCCGCGGCATTGTCGCTCCGGTCGGCCGCGGGCGTTGGCAGTTGCTGTCGCAAGAGTGTGATGCTTCGCTATGCGATCGACTTTCAAATGAAACGCGAGCGCGAAGCGAACAGCGACAAGTGAACCTACGGAAGATGCTCGAGTTTGCTGATTCGCCCGAGTGTCGTTGGCAGCGCATCGCAGACCACTTCGGAAGTGATGAATCGCTTGCGGGTTGTCCGTGTGACCTTTGCAATGGCAGCCAACGTGCTGCATGA
- a CDS encoding endonuclease/exonuclease/phosphatase family protein encodes MLTLLTLVPLSLILVLAAGSLLSLSGSDKWFVRGWDFPRVQIIVTGWLLAFGEFLVFYFSEQTSTQTSTWPVWTASVVAVLLTGWHGFRIYPYTPLGVKQAKATESVDIADHRKDHRADQRKDQTTVRVVISNVEMENDAYAKWLRVMRQADPDVLVVLEPDHAWTEAIKSYTDAFEHRVIVPQENWYGMMMLSKLPIEKHRVRYLVKEDVPSIDAVVRLDDNRAMRMVAVHPRPPEPIRGNHATARDAELTLWGKELAKESRPTIIGGDLNDVAWSATTRLFLGTSGMLDPRRGRGMFNTFHADRFGMRFPLDHVFFSPHFTLARMQTLDNVGSDHFPILIELCHEPTASDEHEIMAQKGIQGVKADEKIQRAIEDDDAQGEAVEQQDTDEANCIEI; translated from the coding sequence ATGCTCACCCTTTTAACTCTTGTTCCGCTCTCGCTGATACTTGTGCTCGCGGCAGGCTCGCTGCTTAGTCTTTCCGGGAGCGACAAATGGTTTGTTCGCGGATGGGATTTTCCGCGAGTTCAAATCATCGTAACCGGGTGGTTGCTTGCCTTCGGCGAGTTTCTTGTTTTCTACTTCTCTGAGCAAACCTCCACGCAAACCTCCACTTGGCCGGTTTGGACTGCGAGCGTTGTCGCGGTGCTACTGACCGGCTGGCACGGCTTTCGGATCTATCCCTACACACCGCTCGGGGTTAAACAAGCCAAAGCGACAGAGTCGGTGGACATCGCCGACCATCGCAAAGACCATCGTGCAGACCAGCGCAAAGACCAGACCACCGTTCGCGTCGTGATCAGCAACGTCGAAATGGAGAATGACGCGTACGCCAAGTGGTTGCGGGTGATGCGACAAGCCGACCCGGATGTACTGGTCGTCCTTGAACCGGACCACGCTTGGACCGAGGCGATCAAGAGCTACACCGACGCATTTGAGCACCGAGTGATCGTCCCGCAAGAAAACTGGTACGGCATGATGATGCTGTCGAAGTTGCCAATCGAAAAACACCGCGTGCGGTACTTGGTGAAGGAAGACGTCCCGTCAATCGACGCAGTCGTTCGGCTTGATGACAACCGCGCTATGCGAATGGTCGCCGTGCATCCGCGACCACCCGAACCGATCCGCGGGAATCACGCAACCGCTCGCGATGCCGAACTGACGTTGTGGGGGAAAGAGTTGGCGAAAGAATCGCGGCCCACGATCATCGGAGGTGATCTGAACGACGTCGCTTGGTCAGCAACAACGCGGTTGTTCTTGGGAACCAGCGGTATGCTCGACCCTCGACGTGGTCGGGGCATGTTTAACACCTTCCATGCCGACCGTTTTGGGATGCGGTTCCCGCTCGACCATGTATTCTTCTCGCCGCACTTCACACTAGCGCGAATGCAAACGCTGGACAACGTCGGCAGCGATCACTTTCCCATTCTGATCGAATTGTGTCATGAACCAACTGCCAGTGATGAGCACGAAATTATGGCACAAAAAGGAATCCAAGGCGTGAAGGCCGATGAGAAAATCCAGCGTGCCATCGAAGACGACGATGCTCAAGGAGAAGCCGTCGAGCAACAGGACACGGACGAAGCCAATTGCATCGAAATCTAA
- a CDS encoding mechanosensitive ion channel family protein, translating into MNHQSVKKERRGSRQGFPHATHFCRRFESFDGFRYVAALFLVAVVTAPSSAQTLGGSQRNSVDGQRPKSTKIGFFELLESGSTAFLELFEHESADPTPEDPKWNSAESPRHAVMTFLEAMNHVAMGRDDVLDQATRTFGDSELDDAKQTALDLLYVFDRLPEIASGTIPGPEIVKEKKIRRYELFPRGIEHEWVYKALDDSPEGSIVLVAGEDGRWAFDEQTLNGASGLLDSMKKIPPRKRLTKHGNLFLNVLEPTVQKTTAWDWLFFIGFSAGGIVLAVFVGRILKRVKQWRQDQGDGLLLPLINGIIVPAYILIITIGLAIGSTRLHFHPTLAGLRSGLIEAAVVLAGVFLIVALIELAVLGVRRSFFSNDDPYAKMVAIMVRRAIRIVTGIVVTIFLLQNVLHWNVTALLGGFAIIALALSLAAQDAVKNLFGAFTVFATCPFLSGDWIRFEGKIGEVADVSLQATKIRLLSGEMYSVPNMKFIDTPVENLSMRQYLRRVMDIAITYDTPPAMVREAIEILKDILSSDEITGDGQGNLEKHPPKVWFDEFGSHYLNLRADYWYQMNTDEGDIQRDTERGWCSYLDHATIVNQRVLERFNEAGIDFAFPTQSLYLANDPDRRLVIESNQPQEVMS; encoded by the coding sequence ATGAACCATCAATCAGTTAAAAAAGAACGTAGGGGAAGTCGTCAAGGCTTTCCGCATGCAACGCATTTCTGCCGAAGGTTCGAGAGTTTTGACGGCTTCCGCTACGTTGCGGCATTATTCCTCGTCGCGGTAGTCACTGCGCCGTCGAGCGCTCAAACGCTTGGCGGTAGCCAGCGGAATTCCGTCGATGGACAACGCCCAAAGTCGACCAAGATCGGTTTCTTCGAACTGCTCGAATCCGGCAGCACTGCGTTTCTCGAACTGTTCGAACATGAGTCCGCCGATCCGACGCCAGAGGATCCGAAGTGGAATTCTGCTGAAAGTCCGCGCCACGCCGTGATGACGTTTCTCGAAGCAATGAATCATGTCGCGATGGGACGTGACGATGTGCTTGACCAAGCGACCAGAACATTTGGCGATTCGGAACTGGACGATGCTAAGCAAACTGCACTGGATCTGCTGTACGTGTTTGATCGCTTGCCGGAGATCGCCTCGGGCACGATTCCAGGTCCCGAGATCGTCAAAGAAAAAAAGATTCGCCGGTACGAATTGTTCCCACGCGGCATCGAGCACGAATGGGTTTACAAAGCGCTCGACGATAGCCCCGAGGGCAGCATCGTTCTGGTTGCCGGCGAAGATGGGCGATGGGCGTTCGACGAGCAAACGCTCAATGGAGCGTCGGGCCTTCTGGACAGCATGAAGAAGATTCCGCCCCGAAAGCGTTTGACGAAACATGGGAATCTGTTCCTGAATGTGCTTGAACCGACCGTGCAAAAGACAACCGCTTGGGACTGGCTGTTCTTTATTGGCTTCTCCGCCGGTGGAATCGTTTTGGCAGTCTTTGTCGGCCGAATCCTAAAACGCGTCAAACAATGGCGGCAGGATCAGGGCGACGGTCTGCTGCTGCCGTTGATCAACGGCATCATCGTGCCAGCGTACATCTTGATCATCACCATCGGTCTAGCGATCGGTTCAACTCGACTGCACTTTCATCCGACACTCGCCGGACTTCGTAGTGGTCTGATCGAAGCCGCCGTGGTGTTGGCCGGTGTGTTCTTGATCGTCGCATTGATTGAATTAGCTGTGCTGGGCGTGAGACGCAGTTTCTTTTCCAACGACGACCCTTACGCCAAGATGGTCGCGATCATGGTTCGGCGAGCCATTCGCATCGTCACGGGCATTGTCGTTACCATCTTTTTGCTTCAAAACGTATTGCATTGGAACGTAACCGCGCTGCTGGGTGGGTTCGCAATCATCGCTCTGGCGCTATCGCTCGCCGCGCAAGACGCCGTGAAGAATCTGTTTGGTGCGTTCACCGTGTTCGCGACATGCCCGTTTCTCAGCGGCGATTGGATTCGCTTTGAAGGCAAAATCGGTGAGGTTGCCGACGTGAGCCTGCAAGCGACCAAGATCCGATTGCTGTCCGGTGAGATGTACAGTGTGCCGAACATGAAGTTTATCGACACGCCCGTCGAGAACTTGTCGATGCGGCAATACCTTCGTCGCGTAATGGACATCGCGATCACCTATGACACACCTCCCGCGATGGTCCGCGAGGCGATTGAGATCCTGAAAGACATCCTTTCCAGCGACGAAATCACCGGTGACGGGCAGGGCAATCTCGAAAAGCATCCGCCGAAGGTTTGGTTTGACGAGTTCGGTTCGCACTACCTGAACTTGCGAGCGGATTACTGGTATCAGATGAATACCGATGAGGGCGACATCCAACGCGACACCGAGCGAGGTTGGTGCAGCTATCTGGACCATGCCACGATCGTCAACCAGCGGGTGCTGGAGCGATTCAACGAAGCCGGTATCGACTTCGCCTTCCCGACCCAGTCGTTGTATTTGGCGAATGATCCCGACCGTAGATTAGTTATCGAAAGCAACCAGCCGCAGGAGGTGATGTCGTGA
- a CDS encoding M48 family metalloprotease: MSNETEPSGGRQNLSPKRAAQETIDGFRYRRNRHGGVLKLVLACLVFLFGITAYLFSVETNPITGERQRVAFTTDEEIELGLQSRGMIASEMGGVLSDELPIARKVDQVGNQLVQELEGWLARKDVENPFVFEFHVLADQNTVNALALPGGQIFITRGLLAELTRDDQLAAVLSHEIGHVVHRHASQRMAKAQLKMRSAMALQTATEGSESASVALLLSELLELRYGRKQELESDAYAISLMSDAGYDTEGMIELLNILENAGGSGVPEFLNTHPHPESRREQIREMIELERVNAA, encoded by the coding sequence GTGAGCAACGAAACCGAACCTAGCGGAGGTCGTCAAAACCTTTCGCCGAAGCGTGCAGCACAGGAAACGATAGATGGGTTCCGCTACCGTCGGAATCGTCATGGGGGCGTCCTGAAACTTGTGCTGGCCTGTCTGGTCTTTCTGTTCGGCATCACTGCGTACCTGTTCTCGGTCGAGACCAACCCAATCACCGGCGAGAGACAACGTGTTGCGTTCACGACCGACGAAGAGATTGAGCTTGGGTTGCAAAGCCGCGGCATGATTGCATCAGAGATGGGCGGAGTGCTTTCGGACGAATTGCCGATCGCTCGCAAGGTCGATCAGGTTGGCAATCAGCTAGTTCAAGAGCTCGAAGGTTGGCTGGCGCGTAAAGACGTCGAGAATCCATTCGTTTTTGAATTCCATGTGCTTGCTGACCAGAACACCGTCAACGCCTTGGCACTGCCGGGCGGGCAAATTTTCATCACCCGCGGCTTGCTGGCCGAACTGACCCGCGACGATCAACTGGCCGCTGTCTTGTCGCACGAGATCGGCCACGTTGTACATCGGCATGCGTCGCAGCGGATGGCCAAAGCGCAGTTGAAGATGCGATCGGCGATGGCACTGCAAACGGCGACCGAGGGTAGCGAATCGGCGTCGGTCGCGTTGCTGCTATCTGAACTGTTGGAGCTTCGATACGGACGCAAGCAGGAGCTCGAAAGCGATGCTTACGCGATCAGTCTGATGAGCGACGCTGGGTACGACACCGAGGGAATGATCGAGCTGCTGAACATCCTTGAGAACGCTGGCGGAAGCGGCGTACCCGAGTTCCTTAATACCCACCCGCACCCCGAAAGCCGCCGAGAACAAATTCGAGAGATGATTGAGCTAGAGCGAGTAAATGCAGCGTAG
- a CDS encoding DUF1206 domain-containing protein produces the protein MSTSTASRFNWNGFSTAKLPEVQPWVETTGRLGHFAKGVVYFIMGFLAFKVAIGAGGETAGAKNAIREIGQQPYGKILLGITAVGLLCYTAWRWIQASKDTEGDGTDGKGLVKRTGYAISGFSHLLLGCFAGSLALGMGGGSQSGGGNKASFLLDSDWGRIVLGIIAAITAGVGVYFMINGYKAKFMTKYDLASMSNKFRKAALHAGRSGLITRGIAVVIIGWFLADTAWTGTANGDVAGMGDALSLIASQTFGKILIGIVGFGLMAYAIHMVLLGIYRRFNTSDA, from the coding sequence ATGTCCACATCGACCGCATCACGATTTAACTGGAACGGCTTCTCGACTGCAAAGCTGCCCGAGGTACAGCCGTGGGTGGAAACGACTGGTCGGCTGGGGCACTTCGCCAAGGGTGTCGTCTATTTCATCATGGGATTCCTCGCGTTCAAGGTTGCGATCGGTGCAGGTGGCGAAACTGCGGGCGCCAAGAATGCGATCCGCGAGATCGGCCAGCAACCGTACGGCAAAATCCTGCTTGGCATCACCGCAGTCGGGCTGCTGTGCTACACCGCGTGGCGATGGATTCAGGCTAGCAAAGACACCGAGGGTGACGGCACCGATGGCAAAGGCTTGGTCAAGCGGACCGGTTACGCGATCAGTGGATTCAGTCACTTACTGCTCGGATGTTTCGCCGGTTCACTCGCTCTTGGGATGGGCGGCGGGAGTCAATCAGGCGGTGGAAACAAAGCTTCGTTCCTGCTCGATAGCGATTGGGGCCGTATTGTGCTGGGGATCATTGCCGCCATCACTGCGGGAGTTGGCGTTTACTTCATGATCAATGGCTACAAAGCGAAATTCATGACGAAATATGATTTGGCCAGCATGAGTAACAAGTTCCGAAAGGCTGCATTGCATGCCGGACGCAGTGGCTTGATTACGCGTGGCATCGCGGTGGTCATCATCGGATGGTTCCTCGCCGATACCGCGTGGACTGGCACCGCAAATGGTGATGTCGCTGGGATGGGTGACGCTCTGTCGCTGATCGCATCGCAAACCTTCGGTAAGATTCTGATTGGTATCGTTGGCTTCGGACTGATGGCCTACGCAATCCACATGGTATTGCTGGGGATTTACCGACGATTTAATACGTCGGACGCGTGA
- a CDS encoding CotH kinase family protein: MTAFLGLGTTFVSAQPPGMGGGDREILDQFDTDESGWLNQSERKEAREWLKDNPPERRGFGGPPGGPPGARGGFPGPGFGPPPGAEPGGQNFGPPQGFGPPDTEGRERHPGPGGFGPGGFGRRGAGPGGPFGGRPEATEGVQVAKDSVQPQTGGLYDLSTFRTLFIDFENADWESELEDFHGTDVDVPAMLTVDGKTFEGVGIHFRGMSSYGMVPTGYKRSFNLSIDMVDEDQRLLGYKTLNLLNSSSDDSMLSTVLYSQIANKYIAAPKANFVRVVINGENWGVYTNVQQFNKDFLRENYSSDKGARWKVSGSPAGGGGLDYRGDDPSSYQHPYEQKSGGKKSLAKLIDLCRVLDETSTEQLPAKLEKICDVDGLLWFLAIDNALINSDGYWIRASDYSIYLDGKDKFHFIPHDMNEAFRGAGGPGMPGGPGMRGGAGMQGGRPRFAGRPPFESNDADGRPFDRSGRADRGFGPSERGSQGGAPRGPSAGQSGSSSPIELDPLIGLDDLRKPLRSKVLAVPKYREQYLRNVKTIAEEDLDWKNLGSLVSKCVDIIGPHVETDTRKLGSYEAFVAATSAKNNTDEKQATEHRGHGAMNLKAFADGRRDYLLRVIK, translated from the coding sequence TTGACTGCTTTTCTAGGTCTTGGCACAACATTTGTCTCTGCGCAACCACCGGGTATGGGGGGCGGAGATCGCGAGATTCTTGATCAGTTTGATACTGACGAAAGCGGCTGGTTGAATCAGTCTGAGCGAAAGGAAGCCCGTGAATGGTTGAAAGACAATCCGCCTGAGCGTCGAGGTTTTGGTGGACCTCCCGGCGGTCCTCCCGGAGCAAGGGGAGGCTTTCCGGGACCTGGTTTTGGTCCTCCACCTGGCGCCGAACCAGGCGGACAGAATTTCGGCCCACCTCAGGGTTTCGGTCCTCCAGATACCGAAGGTCGCGAGCGTCATCCGGGGCCTGGTGGGTTTGGCCCGGGCGGATTCGGAAGACGAGGGGCAGGACCTGGTGGACCCTTCGGTGGTAGACCTGAAGCCACTGAAGGGGTTCAGGTCGCAAAAGATTCAGTGCAGCCACAGACCGGTGGCCTCTATGACTTATCAACCTTCCGAACTCTGTTTATCGATTTCGAAAATGCCGACTGGGAATCCGAACTCGAAGACTTTCACGGCACGGACGTCGATGTACCTGCGATGCTGACCGTCGATGGCAAAACGTTCGAAGGCGTTGGGATTCACTTTCGTGGCATGTCATCCTACGGAATGGTTCCGACCGGCTACAAACGATCGTTCAATCTATCAATCGATATGGTTGACGAAGACCAACGGCTGCTGGGCTACAAGACATTGAATCTGCTCAACTCCAGCAGTGACGATTCGATGCTAAGCACCGTTCTGTATTCGCAAATTGCCAACAAGTACATCGCGGCACCGAAGGCGAACTTCGTTCGGGTCGTGATCAATGGCGAAAACTGGGGCGTCTACACCAACGTTCAACAGTTCAACAAAGACTTTCTGCGCGAGAATTATTCAAGCGACAAAGGGGCACGTTGGAAAGTTAGTGGTTCACCTGCCGGAGGCGGAGGGTTGGACTACCGTGGCGACGATCCCAGCAGTTATCAGCATCCCTACGAGCAGAAATCGGGTGGGAAGAAGTCCCTTGCAAAGTTAATTGACCTGTGTCGTGTGCTCGACGAAACATCAACAGAACAGTTACCCGCAAAGCTCGAAAAAATCTGCGATGTGGACGGTCTGCTTTGGTTCCTGGCGATTGACAACGCGTTGATCAATAGCGATGGGTATTGGATTCGTGCCAGCGACTACAGCATCTATTTGGATGGTAAAGATAAGTTTCATTTCATTCCGCATGATATGAACGAAGCGTTTCGCGGTGCAGGCGGACCGGGAATGCCGGGTGGGCCAGGTATGCGAGGCGGAGCGGGGATGCAAGGCGGACGACCAAGGTTCGCCGGAAGGCCACCTTTCGAATCGAATGATGCCGACGGGCGGCCATTTGATCGCAGTGGTCGCGCGGATCGCGGTTTTGGCCCTTCAGAACGAGGCTCCCAAGGTGGTGCACCACGCGGACCGTCAGCAGGCCAATCTGGCTCGTCGTCACCCATCGAACTCGATCCGCTTATTGGCCTGGACGATCTTCGTAAACCATTGCGAAGTAAAGTGCTGGCGGTCCCGAAGTATCGCGAGCAGTATTTGCGGAACGTGAAAACCATTGCCGAAGAAGACTTGGATTGGAAGAATCTTGGTTCCCTCGTTTCAAAATGCGTGGACATCATTGGGCCGCACGTGGAAACCGATACGCGAAAGCTCGGTTCGTATGAAGCATTTGTTGCAGCCACCTCTGCGAAAAACAACACCGACGAAAAGCAGGCAACGGAGCATCGTGGTCACGGAGCGATGAACTTGAAAGCGTTTGCCGACGGTCGGCGTGATTACTTGCTTCGTGTAATCAAGTAA
- a CDS encoding DUF4956 domain-containing protein, whose product MEFLEIPLYDDDIIKLLVRFAIDLTFLSLVVAFGIYPNQRERSFAFTAVMLNVTVFFICFTLKKLEIDIGMALGLFAIFGVLRYRTDAIGTKEMTYLFIVIGIAVINSLSNKKTSYAEIALVNTLIFAATMLKEWLVGRFPGPDAPCEKPAKKAAGAECKAKKYTVEYDKIQLLGSEHRQALIDDLRARIGQDITKVQVKTIDLGQNRATLFVWC is encoded by the coding sequence ATGGAATTCTTGGAAATCCCACTGTACGACGATGACATCATCAAGCTCTTGGTGCGATTCGCGATCGATTTGACTTTCCTGAGTCTGGTGGTCGCATTTGGGATCTACCCAAATCAGCGTGAGCGAAGCTTCGCGTTCACTGCGGTGATGTTGAACGTGACCGTGTTCTTTATTTGCTTCACGCTGAAGAAGCTAGAGATTGATATCGGGATGGCGCTTGGGCTGTTCGCGATTTTCGGTGTACTGCGTTATCGGACCGATGCGATCGGAACCAAGGAGATGACGTATCTGTTTATTGTCATCGGAATCGCGGTTATCAACTCGCTGTCGAACAAGAAGACTAGCTACGCGGAAATCGCTCTGGTCAACACGCTGATCTTTGCCGCAACAATGTTAAAGGAATGGCTGGTTGGGCGATTCCCAGGTCCCGATGCTCCATGTGAAAAGCCGGCAAAGAAAGCTGCCGGTGCAGAATGCAAGGCAAAGAAATACACTGTCGAGTACGACAAAATCCAGCTGCTGGGTAGCGAACATCGGCAAGCTCTGATCGACGACTTGCGGGCTCGAATCGGTCAAGACATTACCAAGGTCCAGGTGAAGACCATCGATCTGGGGCAGAATCGTGCCACCCTATTCGTTTGGTGTTAA
- a CDS encoding GntR family transcriptional regulator has translation MPQKKSQPIVRERICDAIREALTERILNRSYKPGDKITELAIAEEFGTSQAPVREALRELEASGLVCTERYRGTRVREVSPRESAEAYRVRACLEALAARTALPELAEQLPTLRKCVQRMESAAKGKRTAVQAQQNHEFHRIIVESSGNTVLLRTWESLAFEARTHSRLKQKQTDPLDDAQSHHAIISAIENGDSNELAILLEQHSNRFASLIEDDQASEEQE, from the coding sequence ATGCCACAGAAAAAATCACAGCCGATCGTTCGTGAACGTATTTGCGATGCGATACGCGAAGCGCTTACCGAAAGGATCTTGAACCGCTCCTACAAACCAGGAGACAAGATCACGGAGCTTGCCATTGCTGAAGAATTCGGGACCAGTCAAGCGCCGGTCCGTGAAGCACTTAGGGAGCTTGAGGCAAGTGGACTTGTCTGCACGGAGCGATATCGAGGGACCCGTGTTCGCGAAGTCAGCCCCCGTGAATCGGCCGAAGCCTACCGCGTGCGTGCATGCCTAGAAGCCCTGGCGGCGAGAACCGCTTTGCCCGAGTTAGCCGAACAATTGCCAACATTAAGAAAGTGTGTCCAACGAATGGAGTCCGCCGCCAAAGGGAAGCGAACTGCAGTTCAGGCACAACAGAACCATGAATTTCACCGAATCATCGTTGAATCGTCCGGTAACACAGTCTTGCTTCGCACTTGGGAATCCCTTGCATTCGAAGCGCGAACGCATTCACGGCTGAAGCAAAAGCAAACGGATCCGCTAGATGACGCGCAATCCCATCACGCGATCATTTCGGCAATTGAAAACGGCGATTCGAACGAACTCGCAATCCTGTTGGAGCAGCATTCGAATCGATTTGCCAGTCTTATTGAGGACGATCAGGCCAGCGAAGAACAGGAATAG